The following proteins are encoded in a genomic region of Aquifex aeolicus VF5:
- a CDS encoding site-2 protease family protein yields the protein MKPEDLILTIPALMIAVILHEVAHGYVAYKMGDPTPKAAGRLTLNPIPHIDLLGTIILPGLLMLVGSPIVFGWAKPVPINPYNFKDLKKGMFLTSIAGVAMNFSLAVLFGMLNRLLRAVVYSVPEEVATFLIIPLMIFTTKVVLINLVLGLFNAIPIPPLDGSKALMSLLSYKYWEMFYRFEQYGFLIITVLLFTGVLQSIILPPLVFLYNLILN from the coding sequence ATGAAACCTGAAGATTTGATACTTACCATTCCCGCTTTGATGATAGCGGTTATACTCCACGAAGTAGCCCACGGGTACGTAGCCTACAAAATGGGCGACCCAACCCCAAAAGCAGCGGGAAGGCTTACCCTAAACCCTATACCGCACATAGACCTTTTGGGAACTATAATCCTTCCCGGGCTTTTGATGCTCGTAGGCTCTCCCATCGTCTTCGGATGGGCAAAACCCGTTCCCATAAACCCTTACAACTTCAAGGACCTTAAAAAGGGGATGTTCCTCACCTCCATAGCCGGAGTGGCTATGAACTTTTCCCTCGCTGTGCTCTTCGGTATGCTGAACAGACTCCTCAGGGCTGTTGTTTACTCGGTGCCCGAAGAAGTTGCAACTTTCTTGATAATTCCACTAATGATCTTTACGACTAAAGTGGTTTTAATAAACCTCGTTTTAGGACTCTTTAACGCCATTCCCATACCGCCCCTGGACGGAAGTAAAGCCCTGATGAGCCTTCTTTCTTACAAGTACTGGGAGATGTTCTACAGGTTTGAGCAGTATGGATTTTTAATAATTACCGTTCTCCTCTTTACAGGAGTCCTCCAGAGTATCATCCTTCCTCCATTAGTCTTTCTCTACAACCTCATACTCAATTAG
- a CDS encoding flagellar hook assembly protein FlgD: MEFYDPKVKQEIKVLPKDYVQSVDNMSANDFLKIYLETLRYQDPFNQTDISKSLDDMVKINQIKYFTEMKQFLESLKAWMNQMTFLNTATLIGKEFIFRTEVLDTIKRDKYYILSPENVNNAKIRVYDGEELVKEVKIDIKKGLNEIDVSDLPKGQFSIKIFKGDNELTGWQLGFKEKINAVSILNGDLYLELSEGTLISSDKIIYVGG, from the coding sequence ATGGAATTTTACGACCCGAAAGTAAAGCAGGAAATAAAAGTACTGCCAAAGGACTACGTCCAGTCCGTGGATAACATGTCCGCAAACGACTTTTTAAAGATATACCTGGAAACCTTACGTTATCAGGATCCCTTTAACCAAACTGACATCTCAAAAAGTTTGGACGATATGGTAAAGATAAACCAGATAAAGTACTTCACCGAAATGAAACAATTCCTCGAAAGCCTGAAGGCGTGGATGAACCAGATGACGTTCTTAAACACCGCTACTCTAATAGGAAAAGAATTTATCTTCAGGACTGAAGTTTTAGACACTATAAAGAGGGATAAATACTATATACTTTCACCGGAAAACGTTAACAACGCGAAAATAAGGGTTTACGACGGAGAAGAACTCGTTAAAGAGGTAAAAATTGATATAAAAAAGGGTTTGAACGAGATAGACGTCTCGGATTTGCCCAAAGGTCAGTTCAGTATAAAAATCTTTAAAGGGGATAACGAACTCACAGGCTGGCAACTCGGTTTTAAAGAAAAAATAAACGCGGTAAGTATCCTGAACGGAGATTTATATCTGGAACTCTCTGAAGGAACTTTGATTTCTTCCGATAAAATTATTTACGTGGGGGGATAA
- a CDS encoding DUF4911 domain-containing protein, giving the protein MQKYSKYEVKAKVIKVRMPVEEIGLFNALIDGLPRYALTRTKEKGKGEVFVLATPYKVKELMEAMEGMKKHIKDLEILGETDEDLTF; this is encoded by the coding sequence ATGCAAAAATACTCAAAGTACGAAGTAAAAGCTAAGGTCATAAAGGTGAGAATGCCCGTGGAAGAGATAGGGCTGTTTAACGCACTAATAGACGGCTTGCCCAGGTACGCACTCACGAGGACGAAGGAAAAGGGAAAGGGAGAAGTTTTCGTTTTAGCGACTCCTTATAAAGTCAAGGAATTGATGGAAGCTATGGAGGGTATGAAAAAACACATAAAGGATTTAGAAATCCTCGGAGAGACGGATGAGGATTTAACTTTTTAA
- the dnaX gene encoding DNA polymerase III subunit gamma/tau yields the protein MNYVPFARKYRPKFFREVIGQEAPVRILKNAIKNDRVAHAYLFAGPRGVGKTTIARILAKALNCKNPSKGEPCGECENCREIDRGVFPDLIEMDAASNRGIDDVRALKEAVNYKPIKGKYKVYIIDEAHMLTKEAFNALLKTLEEPPPRTVFVLCTTEYDKILPTILSRCQRIIFSKVRKEKVIEYLKKICEKEGIECEEGALEVLAHASEGCMRDAASLLDQASVYGEGRVTKEVVENFLGILSQESVRSFLKLLLNSEVDEAIKFLRELSEKGYNLTKFWEMLEEEVRNAILVKSLKNPESVVQNWQDYEDFKDYPLEALLYVENLINRGKVEARTREPLRAFELAVIKSLIVKDIIPVSQLGSVVKETKKEEKKVEVKEEPKVKEEKPKEQEEDRFQKVLNAVDGKILKRILEGAKREERDGKIVLKIEASYLRTMKKEFDSLKETFPFLEFEPVEDKKKPQKSSGTRLF from the coding sequence ATGAACTACGTTCCCTTCGCGAGAAAGTACAGACCGAAATTCTTCAGGGAAGTAATAGGACAGGAAGCTCCCGTAAGGATACTCAAAAACGCTATAAAAAACGACAGAGTGGCTCACGCCTACCTCTTTGCCGGACCGAGGGGGGTTGGGAAGACGACTATTGCAAGAATTCTCGCAAAAGCTTTGAACTGTAAAAATCCCTCCAAAGGTGAGCCCTGCGGTGAGTGCGAAAACTGCAGGGAGATAGACAGGGGTGTGTTCCCTGACTTAATTGAAATGGATGCCGCCTCAAACAGGGGTATAGACGACGTAAGGGCATTAAAAGAAGCGGTCAATTACAAACCTATAAAAGGAAAGTACAAGGTTTACATAATAGACGAAGCTCACATGCTCACGAAAGAAGCTTTCAACGCTCTCTTAAAAACCCTCGAAGAGCCCCCTCCCAGAACTGTTTTCGTCCTTTGTACCACGGAGTACGACAAAATTCTTCCCACGATACTCTCAAGGTGTCAGAGGATAATCTTCTCAAAGGTAAGAAAGGAAAAAGTAATAGAGTATCTAAAAAAGATATGTGAAAAGGAAGGGATTGAGTGCGAAGAGGGAGCCCTTGAGGTTCTGGCTCATGCCTCTGAAGGGTGCATGAGGGATGCAGCCTCTCTCCTGGACCAGGCGAGCGTTTACGGGGAAGGCAGGGTAACAAAAGAAGTAGTGGAGAACTTCCTCGGAATTCTCAGTCAGGAAAGCGTTAGGAGTTTTCTGAAATTGCTTCTGAACTCAGAAGTGGACGAAGCTATAAAGTTCCTCAGAGAACTCTCAGAAAAGGGCTACAACCTGACCAAGTTTTGGGAGATGTTAGAAGAGGAAGTGAGAAACGCAATTTTAGTAAAGAGCCTGAAAAATCCCGAAAGCGTGGTTCAGAACTGGCAGGATTACGAAGACTTCAAAGACTACCCTCTGGAAGCCCTCCTCTACGTTGAGAACCTGATAAACAGGGGTAAAGTTGAAGCGAGAACGAGAGAACCCTTAAGAGCCTTTGAACTCGCGGTAATAAAGAGCCTTATAGTCAAAGACATAATTCCCGTATCCCAGCTCGGAAGTGTGGTAAAGGAAACCAAAAAGGAAGAAAAGAAAGTTGAAGTAAAAGAAGAGCCAAAAGTAAAAGAAGAAAAACCAAAGGAGCAGGAAGAGGACAGGTTCCAGAAAGTTTTAAACGCTGTGGACGGCAAAATCCTTAAAAGAATACTTGAAGGGGCAAAAAGGGAAGAAAGAGACGGAAAAATCGTCCTAAAGATAGAAGCCTCTTATCTGAGAACCATGAAAAAGGAATTTGACTCACTAAAGGAGACTTTTCCTTTTTTAGAGTTTGAACCCGTGGAGGATAAAAAAAAACCTCAGAAGTCCAGCGGGACGAGGCTGTTTTAA
- a CDS encoding c-type cytochrome: MRKLLISLALAIPVFAVDHNLLQKGYEVYKKHCSACHIERATPEQIKKFRMMAMRGEKLPIAAPPMNEVSARVKKFYPGELEFITFVKDYITNPSREKGVCMPMAFKLFGVMPPIGKALSEEEKEAVAYWLYHNYKESWKEMMRKMHGKMMH; encoded by the coding sequence ATGAGAAAACTTTTAATATCCTTAGCCTTGGCAATTCCAGTTTTTGCAGTGGATCATAACCTTCTCCAGAAAGGATACGAAGTTTATAAAAAACACTGCAGTGCCTGCCACATAGAAAGGGCAACTCCCGAGCAGATTAAAAAGTTCAGGATGATGGCTATGAGGGGAGAAAAACTCCCTATAGCAGCACCACCTATGAACGAAGTTTCAGCGAGGGTGAAAAAGTTCTACCCCGGTGAACTTGAGTTTATTACTTTCGTCAAGGACTACATAACGAATCCTTCAAGGGAAAAGGGAGTGTGTATGCCCATGGCGTTTAAGCTATTCGGAGTAATGCCTCCGATAGGAAAGGCTTTAAGTGAAGAGGAAAAGGAAGCGGTAGCGTATTGGTTGTATCACAATTACAAAGAAAGCTGGAAGGAGATGATGAGAAAGATGCATGGGAAAATGATGCACTAA
- the erpA gene encoding iron-sulfur cluster insertion protein ErpA: MQEQAQQFIFKVTDKAVEEIKKVAQENNIENPILRIRVVPGGCSGFQYAMGFDDTVEEGDHVFEYDGVKVVIDPFSMPYVNGAELDYVVDFMGGGFTIRNPNATGSCGCGSSFSCG, translated from the coding sequence ATGCAAGAGCAAGCTCAACAATTTATTTTTAAGGTAACTGACAAGGCTGTTGAAGAAATCAAGAAGGTTGCACAGGAGAACAACATAGAAAACCCCATACTCAGGATTAGAGTAGTTCCCGGTGGATGCTCCGGATTCCAGTACGCTATGGGATTTGATGACACCGTAGAAGAAGGAGACCACGTATTTGAATACGACGGAGTGAAAGTTGTAATAGACCCCTTCTCCATGCCCTACGTAAACGGTGCGGAACTTGACTACGTAGTTGACTTCATGGGCGGTGGGTTTACGATAAGGAACCCCAACGCAACCGGAAGCTGCGGATGCGGAAGTTCTTTCTCCTGCGGCTAA
- the uvrB gene encoding excinuclease ABC subunit UvrB — protein MGVSEQRFKLKTNLKPAGDQPKAIKKLLENLRKGVKEQTLLGVTGSGKTFTLANVIAKYNKPTLVVVHNKILAAQLYREFKELFPENAVEYFVSYYDYYQPEAYIPEKDLYIEKDASINETLERFRHSATISVLERRDVIVVASVSCIYGLGKPEHYENLRIKLQRGIRLNLSKLLRKLVELGYQRNDFAIKRATFSVRGDVVEIVPSHTEDYLVRVEFWDDEVERIVLMDALNRHVIKEVEEYSVFPASHYIAPRPTVEQALKEIEKDLIERVKWFKSQGREVEAQRLYQRTMYDIEMIRELGHCKGIENYSRYFDGRKPGEPPFTLLDYFPEDFLLIIDESHMTIPQLRAMYNGDRSRKEKLVEYGWRLPSALDNRPLKFEEFLERINQVIYVSATPGDWELERSEAVVEQIVRPTGLLDPVVEVRPKMNQLENLVKEIKEVKKRKERALVLTTTKRLAEEIADYLTERKIRAKYMHSELDAIERAQLIRELREGSIDVIVGVNLLREGLDLPEVSLVAIMDADKEGFLRSYQALIQTIGRAARNIHGKAILYADRITKAMEKAIQETQRRRKIQEEFNKKHGITPKSIKKPVKELLAIEELDYVSVPEELPKGVKSEEDILKKIEKLEKEMWKYAQNWEFEKAAKVRDEIKKLKKLLGLD, from the coding sequence ATGGGTGTATCTGAGCAAAGGTTTAAGCTAAAAACAAACCTGAAACCCGCAGGGGACCAGCCGAAAGCCATAAAAAAACTCCTTGAAAACCTAAGGAAAGGCGTAAAAGAACAAACACTTCTCGGAGTCACGGGAAGCGGAAAGACTTTTACTCTAGCAAACGTAATAGCGAAGTACAACAAACCAACTCTTGTGGTAGTTCACAACAAAATTCTCGCGGCACAGCTATACAGGGAGTTTAAAGAACTATTCCCTGAAAACGCTGTAGAGTACTTTGTCTCTTACTACGACTATTACCAACCTGAAGCCTACATTCCCGAAAAAGATTTATACATAGAAAAGGACGCGAGTATAAACGAAACGCTGGAACGTTTCAGACACTCCGCCACGATATCCGTTCTAGAAAGGAGGGACGTTATAGTAGTTGCTTCAGTTTCTTGCATATACGGACTCGGGAAACCTGAGCACTACGAAAACCTGAGGATAAAACTCCAAAGGGGAATAAGACTGAACTTGAGTAAGCTCCTGAGGAAACTCGTTGAGCTAGGATATCAGAGAAATGACTTTGCCATAAAGAGGGCTACCTTCTCGGTTAGGGGAGACGTGGTTGAGATAGTCCCTTCTCACACGGAAGATTACCTCGTGAGGGTAGAGTTCTGGGACGACGAAGTTGAAAGAATAGTCCTCATGGACGCTCTGAACAGACACGTTATAAAAGAAGTGGAAGAGTATTCTGTATTTCCCGCCTCCCACTACATAGCCCCCAGACCCACCGTTGAACAGGCACTGAAAGAAATAGAAAAGGATTTAATAGAGAGAGTAAAGTGGTTTAAAAGTCAGGGAAGGGAAGTGGAAGCCCAGAGGCTCTACCAGAGAACTATGTACGACATTGAGATGATAAGAGAACTTGGGCACTGCAAAGGGATAGAAAACTACTCCCGTTACTTTGACGGGAGAAAACCCGGAGAGCCACCCTTTACTCTCCTTGACTACTTCCCTGAAGACTTCCTGCTCATAATAGACGAGTCTCACATGACAATTCCTCAACTCAGGGCTATGTACAACGGGGACAGGAGCAGGAAGGAAAAACTCGTGGAGTATGGCTGGAGGCTTCCCTCAGCACTCGACAACAGACCCCTCAAATTTGAAGAGTTTCTGGAAAGGATTAATCAGGTAATTTACGTTTCAGCAACACCCGGAGACTGGGAACTTGAAAGGAGCGAGGCTGTAGTGGAACAAATAGTAAGACCTACGGGACTCCTGGACCCTGTTGTGGAAGTAAGACCGAAGATGAACCAGCTTGAGAACTTAGTAAAGGAAATAAAGGAAGTCAAAAAGAGAAAGGAAAGGGCTTTAGTTCTTACAACAACAAAAAGGCTTGCAGAAGAAATAGCTGACTACCTGACCGAAAGGAAGATAAGAGCCAAATATATGCACTCAGAACTGGACGCAATAGAAAGGGCACAACTGATAAGGGAACTGAGGGAGGGAAGCATAGACGTTATAGTGGGTGTAAACCTCTTGAGGGAAGGGCTCGACCTTCCCGAAGTTTCACTAGTTGCCATAATGGACGCGGACAAAGAGGGCTTTTTAAGGAGTTATCAGGCACTAATACAGACCATAGGAAGGGCTGCGAGAAATATACACGGAAAGGCTATACTCTACGCGGACAGGATAACTAAAGCCATGGAAAAAGCGATTCAAGAGACCCAGAGGCGTAGAAAGATACAGGAAGAGTTCAACAAGAAACACGGCATAACTCCAAAATCCATAAAGAAGCCCGTAAAGGAACTCCTCGCAATAGAAGAGCTTGATTACGTGAGCGTTCCCGAAGAACTGCCGAAGGGAGTTAAATCAGAAGAGGACATACTCAAGAAGATCGAAAAGCTTGAAAAGGAAATGTGGAAATACGCTCAAAACTGGGAGTTTGAAAAAGCTGCAAAAGTTAGGGATGAAATTAAGAAACTGAAAAAGTTATTAGGTTTGGATTAG